A DNA window from Paraclostridium bifermentans contains the following coding sequences:
- the walR gene encoding cell wall metabolism DNA-binding response regulator WalR translates to MNEKILILEDEIGIRSFVSINLKREGYEVIEAGTGQEAIDKITNEKNISIALLDVMLPDMSGIDVCKHIRNNFDSVGIIMLTAKSQEEDKIEGFISGADDYMVKPFSIKELLMRVSALSRRINREANAKNKSIIESGPFVLDLEKRKLTKNNSDIELTPTEFSIVKFLITNEKQSLSRDQILDEVWGTNYLYDFKIVDVNIRRIRNKIEDDPSKPKFIQTVWGYGYCWRKEEQ, encoded by the coding sequence ATGAATGAAAAAATCTTAATTTTAGAAGATGAAATAGGTATAAGAAGTTTTGTAAGCATAAATTTAAAAAGAGAAGGTTATGAGGTTATAGAAGCAGGGACAGGACAAGAAGCTATAGATAAAATAACAAATGAAAAAAATATATCTATAGCATTGCTAGATGTTATGTTACCTGATATGAGTGGAATAGATGTATGCAAGCATATAAGAAACAATTTTGATTCAGTTGGTATTATAATGCTTACAGCTAAATCTCAGGAAGAAGACAAAATAGAAGGTTTTATATCTGGAGCAGATGATTATATGGTTAAACCATTTAGTATAAAGGAACTGCTTATGAGAGTAAGTGCTCTTTCAAGAAGAATTAATAGAGAAGCAAATGCAAAGAATAAAAGTATAATAGAAAGTGGACCTTTCGTATTAGATTTAGAAAAAAGAAAATTAACTAAAAATAATTCAGATATAGAATTAACTCCAACAGAATTTTCAATAGTTAAGTTTTTAATAACAAATGAAAAGCAATCTTTAAGTAGAGATCAAATTTTAGATGAGGTATGGGGAACTAACTATCTATATGATTTTAAGATAGTTGATGTAAACATAAGAAGAATAAGAAATAAAATAGAAGATGATCCATCAAAACCTAAATTTATACAAACGGTTTGGGGATATGGTTACTGTTGGAGAAAGGAAGAACAATAG
- a CDS encoding FG-GAP repeat domain-containing protein gives MKLFKLIVLILFAGFLNVGCATSTASPEQLIRKPLYNEQKLNLKVNIENALKGAKPLLPKNSSNVSSINEIDLDKNKVNELVVFQKKDDVDEGNVKVGFSIMNYGKDSVYSVVDEYLVKGESIEYANFSDLDNDGNKEIILLTKDGNKSNLDICQFKNNKITRLYRFDPNWIKDSNAYTDIKIFIGNLDNDGTPDIVICSLNPETHKMIVSLTYFDKYIRLKDYTTINDVKSLDNVYIDIKKVRKDKKAIILGYKPFTGGESYFTQILYLSGNKLMKAFEENDIKTKNQYYMAPEDINNDGVVEIPIINNNTRGYNKKTSANVSWYSWNGKENEESNLVFVSQVYYNYSNNFKLLIPNNLANKIYIEEVPKDNKLYFEFMYYDTQHTEPIKLFTISKVNKNNVDESKTANSNTNNGGYIILENENASFMLLINSPEVLKKLDIPNEAIKGYFLPIY, from the coding sequence ATGAAGCTATTTAAATTAATTGTATTGATTTTATTTGCAGGGTTCTTAAATGTAGGATGTGCTACAAGTACAGCATCACCTGAACAATTAATCAGAAAGCCTTTGTACAATGAACAAAAATTAAATTTGAAAGTTAATATAGAAAATGCATTAAAAGGAGCAAAACCATTATTACCTAAAAATTCTTCAAATGTATCTTCTATAAATGAAATTGATTTAGATAAAAATAAAGTAAATGAATTAGTTGTATTCCAAAAGAAAGACGATGTAGATGAAGGAAATGTAAAAGTTGGTTTTTCAATAATGAACTATGGAAAAGATAGCGTATATTCTGTTGTAGATGAATATTTAGTTAAAGGTGAAAGCATTGAGTATGCAAACTTTTCTGACTTAGACAATGATGGGAATAAAGAGATAATATTATTAACTAAAGATGGAAATAAGAGTAATTTAGATATATGCCAATTTAAGAATAATAAAATAACTAGACTATATAGGTTTGACCCAAATTGGATAAAAGACTCAAATGCATATACAGATATAAAAATTTTCATAGGGAATCTAGATAATGATGGAACTCCTGATATTGTTATATGCAGTCTAAACCCCGAAACTCATAAAATGATAGTGAGTTTAACTTATTTTGATAAATACATAAGACTTAAAGATTATACAACAATAAACGATGTAAAAAGTTTAGATAATGTATATATAGATATAAAAAAGGTACGAAAAGATAAAAAAGCAATTATCTTAGGTTATAAGCCTTTTACAGGTGGAGAATCTTATTTTACTCAAATACTGTATTTAAGTGGAAATAAATTAATGAAAGCATTTGAAGAAAATGATATAAAAACAAAAAATCAATATTATATGGCTCCAGAGGATATTAACAACGATGGAGTTGTGGAAATACCTATAATTAACAATAACACTAGAGGATATAATAAAAAAACATCAGCTAATGTAAGTTGGTATAGTTGGAATGGAAAAGAAAATGAAGAATCAAATTTAGTATTTGTAAGTCAAGTTTATTACAATTACTCTAATAATTTTAAATTGCTTATACCTAATAATTTAGCTAATAAAATATATATTGAAGAAGTTCCAAAAGACAATAAACTTTATTTTGAATTTATGTATTATGATACTCAACATACAGAGCCTATAAAGTTATTTACTATTAGTAAGGTAAATAAAAATAATGTTGATGAAAGTAAAACTGCTAATTCAAATACTAATAATGGAGGTTATATAATTTTAGAAAATGAAAATGCATCATTTATGTTGCTTATAAATAGTCCTGAAGTATTAAAAAAATTAGATATACCAAATGAAGCAATAAAAGGGTATTTTTTACCTATTTATTAG
- a CDS encoding HD domain-containing protein: MSQELTFKEISNHLIEDETPSLYIKKILSDERYSFELKDKLLKLERIDQNPKYHPEGNVLNHILLVLDNAAQIKKFSKNSLSFMWAALLHDIGKITTTKIRKGRITSYNHDVEGEQISKKILDKLTDDEELKYTVSKLVRYHMQPLFFDKNLPFFSCEEMLKEIDYNEVALISMADRLGRGNISSEIREKELENLEKFKAYLKTREEK, translated from the coding sequence ATGAGTCAAGAATTAACTTTTAAAGAAATTAGTAATCATTTAATAGAAGATGAAACACCTTCTTTATATATAAAAAAAATACTTTCAGATGAGAGGTATTCTTTTGAGCTTAAAGACAAACTTTTAAAGCTTGAAAGAATAGATCAAAACCCAAAATATCATCCAGAGGGAAATGTCCTAAACCATATTTTATTAGTTTTAGATAATGCAGCTCAAATAAAGAAATTTTCTAAAAATAGTTTATCTTTTATGTGGGCAGCACTTCTTCATGATATTGGAAAGATTACTACTACTAAGATTAGAAAGGGAAGGATTACTTCTTATAATCATGATGTAGAAGGTGAACAAATTTCTAAGAAAATTTTGGACAAGCTTACAGATGATGAAGAATTAAAATATACAGTTTCTAAATTAGTTAGATATCACATGCAACCATTATTTTTTGATAAAAACTTACCTTTTTTTAGTTGTGAAGAGATGCTAAAAGAAATTGATTATAATGAGGTTGCTTTAATATCGATGGCAGATAGATTAGGAAGAGGAAATATTTCTAGTGAAATTAGAGAAAAAGAACTAGAAAATCTAGAGAAGTTTAAAGCGTATTTAAAAACTAGAGAGGAAAAATAA
- a CDS encoding THUMP domain-containing class I SAM-dependent RNA methyltransferase: protein MKNYTLITPCFFGIEKILKNEISNLGYEVIKTEDGRVTYKTDEKGIAMSNIWLRTAERVLLKVAEFEAKTFNDLFESTKAINWSKYIPYGGEFPVSKASSIKSKLFSTSDIQAIVKKAVVESLKTSYQEDGMLPETKEKYPIQVFIHKDIVTITLDTSGMALHKRGYREVSTKAPLRETMASAMVQLTPWQPGRIFVDPMCGSGTIVIEAAMLGLNMAPGLNREFISEKWTTMDKNIWWDVRKEAFEKMNTDVDFKIQGYDIDKEAVMIAQKNAELAGVEEYVEFKVFNAKNFESEEKFGFIVTNPPYGERLEDQQTVKKLYKDLGYAFKELKTWSYYMVTSYEDFENAFNKKATKKRKLYNGRLKTYIYQYIGPKPPKYMNNNK, encoded by the coding sequence ATGAAAAATTATACATTAATAACACCGTGTTTTTTCGGTATAGAAAAAATATTAAAAAATGAAATATCAAATTTAGGTTATGAAGTAATAAAAACTGAAGATGGAAGAGTAACTTACAAAACGGATGAAAAAGGAATAGCTATGTCTAATATATGGCTAAGAACTGCTGAAAGAGTTCTTTTAAAAGTTGCTGAGTTTGAAGCTAAAACTTTTAATGATTTATTTGAAAGCACAAAAGCTATAAATTGGTCAAAATACATTCCATATGGTGGAGAATTCCCCGTTTCAAAGGCATCTTCAATAAAATCTAAATTATTTTCCACTTCAGATATACAAGCAATTGTAAAAAAAGCTGTAGTTGAAAGTTTGAAAACTAGCTATCAAGAAGATGGAATGTTACCAGAAACTAAAGAAAAATATCCAATACAAGTGTTTATTCATAAAGACATAGTAACTATAACACTAGATACAAGTGGAATGGCACTTCATAAAAGAGGATATAGAGAAGTATCAACAAAGGCTCCATTAAGAGAAACTATGGCATCTGCTATGGTGCAGTTAACACCTTGGCAGCCAGGAAGAATATTTGTTGACCCAATGTGTGGATCTGGAACTATAGTAATAGAGGCTGCTATGTTAGGACTGAATATGGCTCCTGGACTTAATAGAGAATTTATATCTGAAAAGTGGACTACTATGGATAAAAATATATGGTGGGATGTAAGAAAAGAAGCATTTGAAAAAATGAATACAGATGTAGATTTTAAAATTCAAGGATATGATATAGACAAAGAAGCTGTTATGATAGCTCAAAAAAATGCAGAACTTGCAGGCGTAGAAGAATATGTAGAGTTTAAAGTTTTTAATGCTAAAAACTTTGAAAGCGAAGAAAAATTTGGATTTATAGTGACAAACCCTCCTTATGGAGAAAGATTAGAAGATCAGCAAACTGTAAAAAAACTATATAAAGATTTAGGTTATGCATTTAAAGAGCTTAAAACATGGTCTTATTATATGGTTACTTCATATGAAGACTTTGAAAATGCATTTAATAAAAAGGCTACTAAAAAGAGAAAATTATACAATGGTAGGTTAAAAACTTATATATATCAATATATAGGACCTAAGCCGCCTAAATATATGAATAATAACAAATAA
- the larE gene encoding ATP-dependent sacrificial sulfur transferase LarE, which translates to MDTSNKLNILKNKLKEMESVLIAFSGGVDSTFLLKVAHDVLGDKCAAVTIHAMMHSNREIEEAKEFTKSLGVKHIVIKIDDFDVKEFIENDEKRCYYCKKTIFTNIKNIAKDNNINYVLDGTNLDDLGDYRPGLKALEELDIKSPLKDSLLTKKEIRSLSKELNVPTFNKPAFACLATRIPYGEVITNDKLRMIEKSEEYLQDLGFKQFRVRLHGNLARIEVEENEIHKFFDKNLLKTTHDKFKDIGFRYITLDLLGYRMGNMNDSIKQ; encoded by the coding sequence ATGGATACTTCAAATAAGCTAAATATTCTAAAGAATAAACTTAAAGAAATGGAAAGTGTTTTAATTGCATTTTCAGGTGGAGTAGATAGTACTTTTTTATTAAAAGTGGCACATGATGTGTTAGGAGATAAATGCGCAGCAGTTACTATACATGCTATGATGCATTCAAATAGAGAAATAGAAGAAGCTAAGGAATTTACCAAATCATTAGGTGTAAAACATATAGTTATAAAAATTGATGACTTTGATGTTAAAGAATTTATCGAAAATGATGAAAAAAGATGTTACTACTGTAAAAAAACTATATTTACGAATATAAAAAATATAGCTAAAGATAATAACATAAATTATGTCTTAGATGGAACAAATTTAGATGATTTAGGCGATTACAGACCAGGCTTAAAAGCATTGGAAGAGTTAGATATAAAAAGCCCTTTAAAGGACAGTTTATTAACGAAAAAAGAAATTAGAAGCTTATCAAAAGAACTTAATGTTCCTACATTTAATAAGCCTGCATTTGCATGCTTAGCTACAAGAATACCTTATGGAGAAGTTATAACAAATGATAAGCTTAGAATGATTGAAAAAAGTGAAGAATACTTACAGGATTTAGGATTTAAACAATTTAGAGTAAGATTACATGGCAATTTAGCGAGAATAGAAGTAGAAGAAAATGAGATACATAAATTTTTTGATAAAAATTTATTAAAAACTACACATGATAAGTTTAAAGATATTGGATTTAGGTATATAACTTTAGATTTATTAGGTTATCGAATGGGCAATATGAATGATAGTATCAAGCAATAG
- a CDS encoding ABC-2 transporter permease — protein MVNIINLTKMSLNNLSSVIKSIGIVFCTWIIVSIFSPAFLNMLFCIGSYLIVYQTMAYEDINGIDNLVSTLPIKRSEYVISRYILGIFGAIISMILLLVVYFIMVKVNKTYVPLELLITTGVLSSVLLTSVIIPIVLKFGVTKGKIINFLVLFVIISVGTGIVQEIGSSKESIDNIIGIISSVGFTMITVIISLLIITISMVMSLKLYKGKEIK, from the coding sequence ATGGTAAATATAATTAATCTTACGAAGATGAGTTTAAATAATTTAAGTTCGGTTATAAAAAGTATTGGTATTGTATTTTGTACATGGATTATAGTATCGATATTTTCTCCCGCGTTTCTAAATATGTTATTCTGTATAGGTTCATATTTAATTGTATATCAAACTATGGCTTATGAAGATATAAATGGTATAGACAACCTTGTATCAACACTTCCTATAAAAAGAAGTGAGTATGTAATATCTAGATATATTTTAGGTATATTTGGAGCTATAATATCTATGATTTTATTATTAGTAGTATACTTTATTATGGTCAAAGTTAATAAAACTTATGTGCCTTTAGAATTATTAATAACAACAGGTGTATTGTCATCAGTATTACTTACCTCAGTTATAATTCCTATAGTTTTAAAATTTGGAGTAACAAAAGGAAAAATAATAAATTTTTTAGTTCTTTTTGTAATAATATCAGTAGGAACGGGTATTGTTCAAGAGATTGGCTCAAGTAAAGAATCTATAGATAATATTATTGGAATAATAAGTTCAGTAGGATTTACTATGATCACAGTTATAATAAGTTTACTTATAATAACAATATCTATGGTAATGAGTTTAAAACTATATAAAGGTAAAGAAATAAAATAA
- a CDS encoding ABC transporter ATP-binding protein: MSAIDIKNLNKTLGDFKLTINDIEIKKGYITGFIGPNGSGKTTTMKLIMNMLKKDSGTIKVFDKESQVDDIQIKEIVGYIGEVSGYMKENKLKNIKKSIKPFYKNWDEQLYKKYIMQFKLNENKVYKELSKGQQKKFELVMVLSHHPKLIIMDEPTANLDPLVRNEFLEILQEHIEKEEATVFYSTHITSDLDKVADFLVFIYEGNIILSGNKEDILENHKIIRGKKDLLDVDTKKELISYTENSFGFNGMTSNVKNAYEVFGEEVVYDNANLEDILMYYTKGC, encoded by the coding sequence ATGAGTGCTATAGATATAAAAAATTTAAATAAAACACTAGGAGATTTTAAATTAACAATAAATGATATTGAAATTAAAAAAGGTTATATAACTGGTTTTATAGGGCCTAATGGTTCAGGAAAAACAACAACTATGAAGTTGATTATGAACATGCTGAAAAAAGATAGTGGAACTATAAAAGTATTTGATAAAGAAAGTCAAGTTGATGATATTCAAATAAAAGAAATCGTAGGATACATAGGAGAGGTATCCGGTTATATGAAAGAAAATAAATTGAAAAATATAAAAAAATCAATAAAACCATTTTATAAAAATTGGGATGAACAACTATATAAAAAATATATAATGCAATTTAAATTAAATGAAAACAAAGTATATAAAGAACTTTCAAAAGGACAACAAAAGAAATTTGAACTTGTAATGGTACTATCACATCATCCAAAGTTGATAATAATGGATGAACCAACAGCGAACTTAGATCCATTAGTAAGGAATGAATTTCTTGAAATTTTACAGGAACATATAGAAAAAGAAGAAGCTACAGTATTTTATTCAACTCATATAACATCTGACTTAGATAAAGTAGCAGATTTTCTTGTATTTATATACGAAGGAAATATAATCCTTTCGGGAAATAAAGAGGATATACTTGAGAATCATAAAATAATAAGAGGAAAGAAAGACTTGTTAGATGTAGATACAAAAAAAGAATTAATATCATATACTGAAAATTCTTTTGGGTTTAATGGTATGACATCTAATGTTAAAAATGCTTATGAAGTATTTGGTGAAGAAGTAGTATATGATAATGCAAATTTAGAAGATATATTAATGTATTATACAAAGGGGTGTTAA
- a CDS encoding GntR family transcriptional regulator: protein MKLNINISNTSTTPLYEQIQNQIQNQILDSTLKQGEGLPSIRNFAKELKVSIITIKRAYEELEKEGFIETVSGRGTFVSMQNKDRLRETALYEIENKLEIVIKQAKSIGISLEEGIEIFKSLYEEV, encoded by the coding sequence GTGAAATTGAATATAAATATAAGTAATACATCTACAACTCCACTTTATGAACAAATTCAAAATCAAATTCAAAATCAAATTTTAGATTCTACACTAAAGCAAGGGGAAGGATTACCTTCTATAAGAAATTTTGCAAAAGAACTAAAGGTAAGTATTATAACTATAAAAAGGGCTTATGAGGAACTTGAAAAAGAAGGTTTTATAGAGACGGTTTCAGGAAGAGGCACCTTTGTGTCTATGCAAAATAAAGATAGATTAAGAGAAACAGCTTTATATGAAATAGAAAATAAACTTGAAATAGTTATAAAACAAGCAAAGTCAATAGGTATAAGTTTAGAAGAAGGTATAGAAATATTTAAAAGTTTATATGAAGAAGTCTAA
- a CDS encoding arsenate reductase family protein: MLKFYGYSRUSTVRKAKAWLNDNNIDFEEIEIVKNPPSKEELETMYKTGTYELKKFFNTSGVKYRELGLKDIVKSESDDKLLEILASDGMLIKRPIAFDGKNVLIGFKEDEWKEKLLIK, translated from the coding sequence ATGTTAAAATTTTATGGATATTCTAGATGATCTACAGTTAGGAAAGCCAAGGCTTGGCTTAATGATAATAATATAGATTTTGAGGAAATAGAAATAGTAAAAAATCCTCCTAGCAAAGAAGAATTAGAAACTATGTATAAAACAGGCACATATGAATTAAAAAAATTCTTTAACACTAGTGGAGTTAAATATAGAGAACTTGGACTTAAAGATATAGTTAAAAGTGAAAGTGATGATAAATTACTAGAAATTTTAGCTAGTGATGGAATGCTTATAAAAAGGCCTATAGCATTTGATGGAAAAAATGTACTTATAGGATTTAAAGAAGATGAATGGAAAGAAAAACTTTTAATAAAATAA
- a CDS encoding GNAT family N-acetyltransferase: MIYIFRDLPSLHTERLTLRKIYRNDINELHRCLSNDYLSKYMLIDFDKSINTTKKMLDMIINGYENDKATPWGVTLKEDGKLIGMCGFSSYSELNNKAEVGYILNSDYWNKGIITEALCSVIDFGFKNMNLNKIEAKCISGNAASEKVMIKSGMRLDGILRSDRIHKGMYTDLKLYSILKQDK, from the coding sequence TTGATATATATATTTAGAGATTTACCAAGTTTACATACTGAAAGGTTAACACTTAGAAAAATTTATAGAAATGATATTAATGAATTACATAGATGTCTATCTAATGATTATCTATCAAAATATATGTTAATAGATTTTGATAAAAGTATAAATACGACAAAGAAGATGCTAGATATGATAATAAATGGATATGAAAATGATAAGGCTACTCCTTGGGGAGTTACTTTAAAAGAAGATGGAAAATTAATTGGTATGTGTGGATTTTCAAGTTATAGTGAATTAAATAATAAAGCTGAGGTTGGATATATATTAAATAGTGACTATTGGAATAAAGGAATAATAACAGAAGCTCTTTGCAGTGTTATAGATTTTGGGTTTAAAAATATGAACTTAAATAAAATAGAAGCTAAATGTATATCAGGAAATGCTGCATCTGAAAAAGTTATGATAAAAAGTGGAATGCGCTTAGATGGGATATTAAGAAGTGATAGGATTCATAAGGGTATGTATACAGATTTAAAACTATATTCAATTTTGAAACAAGACAAATAA